A part of Drosophila bipectinata strain 14024-0381.07 chromosome 3L, DbipHiC1v2, whole genome shotgun sequence genomic DNA contains:
- the Sarm gene encoding NAD(+) hydrolase sarm1 isoform X8, whose protein sequence is MFLGKCLLLGSPKLVRNYCKSKKDKPTGMFRRVQEALSLRTGDITQQASNNVAASSISVQSDTFSADKKAISQSQQSQTMTSNGIISQNKHVSSASQSNYSMTHKGVSSSGSSMIASSSQMSAMNGQMVKLTDLKLDDLKSLTAGSGQQEIEQTINKYSNMLTSIVSSLQDDERGLTQHVAGQEKSEYLEKINEVIRRAWAVPTHGHELGYSLCNSLRQSGGLDLLMKNCVKPDLQFSSAQLLEQCLTTENRKHVVDNGLDKVVNVACVCTKKSNMEHSRVGTGILEHLFKHSEGTCSDVIRLGGLDAVLFECRTSDVETLRHCASALANLSLYGGAENQEEMIVRKVPMWLFPLAFHNDDNIKYYACLAIAVLVANKEIEAEVLKSGCLDLVEPFVTSHDPSAFARSNLAHAHGQSKHWLQRLVPVLSSNREEARNLAAFHFCMEAGIKREQGNTDIFREINAIEALKTVASCPNAIASKFAAQALRLIGETVPHKLSQQVPLWSVEDVQEWVKQIGFNDYIEQFKESQVDGDLLLKLNQDNLRDDIGIGNGILLKRFERELQCLKRMADYSSKDTAKMHQFLLEIGADYCTYTYAMLNAGIDKCSLPHVNEDMLMTECGIHNSIHRLRILNAVKNLENSLPSSSEENMAKTLDVFVSYRRSNGSQLASLLKVHLQLRGFSVFIDVERLEAGKFDNGLLNSIRQAKNFVLVLTPDALHRCINDEDCKDWVHREIVAALNSNCNIIPIMDQQFYWPEVETLPEDMRSVAHFNGVSWIHDYQDACIDKLERFLRGEKNIDRIAAMVPGTPGSVSYQRMHSNDSDYQGGGVGGGGPPGGSGAASGGGGGGGGGAGSVVDGLMVAANGSGQANHQANRYRQSPSPARQRGSTSQLSGYSRAPAKRSQILPPYRTQQAAMLHKSGAGSASMQNMTPLAYLPPRRSSAAGLGASSGMGSGYRSHSVDGLLDQAGSSSTTPDQRIAAAAAMVAAGSTALTNASSTRTLQPEEEEAEAHPDPVTRRDKHTLSPPSNVQQHRKSRSLDHILSKQTLAELLSPGSEPVDETQSMQNLAIPITPQPQRRDTSSSSKSPSPDRPPPPARERVPRERQSPEGVSATESEREDQTDGCLRHGNQQRASASVHRGASLTSNKTSNSSLGSTNSAGGNNKTIFNRTMKKVRSLMKNNELEDDELSGIILAKATSPNAGRMIFW, encoded by the exons ATGTTTCTCGGCAAGTGCCTGCTCCTTGGGAGCCCCAAACTTGTGCGTAACTATTGCAAATCGAAGAAGGATAAGCCCACCGGAATGTTTCGAAGAGTTCAG GAAGCCCTCTCCCTGCGCACCGGCGACATCACCCAGCAGGCCAGCAACAATGTGGCCGCCTCCAGTATTAGCGTCCAGAGCGACACCTTCTCGGCGGACAAGAAGGCCATCTCGCAGTCCCAACAGTCTCAGACGATGACCTCCAACGGGATCATTAGTCAGAACAAGCACGTCTCATCCGCCTCCCAGTCCAACTACTCCATGACCCACAAGGGCGTCTCCAGCTCCGGCAGCAGCATGATCGCCAGCTCCTCCCAGATGTCTGCCATGAATGGCCAAATGGTCAAGCTCACCGATCTCAAACTGGACGACCTCAAGTCCCTGACTGCCGGCAGCGGCCAGCAGGAGATCGAGCAGACCATCAACAAGTATTCCAACATGCTGACCTCCATCGTGAGTTCGCTGCAGGACGATGAACGGGGCCTGACCCAGCATGTGGCGGGTCAGGAGAAGTCCGAGTACCTGGAGAAGATCAACGAAGTCATCCGGAGAGCCTGGGCTGTGCCCACACATGGCCACGAGCTAGGCTACTCCCTGTGCAACTCGCTCCGGCAAAGCGGGGGGCTGGATTTGCTGATGAAGAACTGCGTGAAGCCCGATCTCCAGTTCTCCTCCGCCCAGCTGCTGGAGCAGTGTCTGACCACCGAGAACCGAAAGCACGTGGTGGACAATGGCCTGGACAAAGTGGTCAATGTCGCCTGCGTCTGCACCAAAAAGTCGAATATGGAGCACTCCCGGGTCGGCACTGGGATCCTGGAGCATCTGTTTAAGCACTCGGAGGGAACCTGCTCCGATGTGATTAGGCTGGGAGGCCTGGATGCCGTGCTCTTCGAGTGCCGAACCAGTGACGTGGAGACCCTGCGTCACTGTGCCAGCGCCCTGGCGAATCTGTCCCTTTACGGCGGGGCCGAGAACCAGGAGGAGATGATCGTCCGCAAGGTGCCAATGTGGCTGTTCCCGCTGGCGTTCCACAACGATGACAACATCAAGTACTACGCCTGCCTGGCCATCGCGGTTCTGGTGGCCAACAAGGAGATCGAGGCGGAGGTGCTGAAGTCCGGCTGCCTGGACCTAGTGGAGCCGTTCGTCACCAGCCACGACCCCTCGGCCTTTGCCCGCTCCAACCTGGCGCATGCTCACGGCCAGAGCAAGCACTGGCTGCAGCGCCTGGTGCCGGTGCTCAGCTCGAATCGCGAGGAGGCCCGCAACCTGGCCGCCTTCCACTTCTGCATGGAGGCAGGCATCAAGCGGGAGCAGGGAAACACAGACATCTTCCGGGAGATCAATGCCATTGAGGCGTTGAAAACAGTGGCCAGCTGCCCCAACGCCATCGCCTCAAAGTTTGCCGCCCAGGCACTGAGATTAATCGGCGAGACAGTGCCCCACAAGCTGTCCCAGCAGGTGCCCCTGTGGTCCGTGGAGGATGTGCAGGAGTGGGTGAAGCAGATCGGTTTCAACGACTACATCGAACAGTTCAAGGAGTCCCAGGTGGACGGTGATTTGCTGCTGAAACTCAACCAGGACAACCTGCGCGACGATATCGGCATTGGCAATGGCATTCTGTTGAAGCGGTTCGAACGCGAACTGCAATGCCTGAAGCGCATGGCAGACTACTCCTCCAAGGACACGGCCAAGATGCACCAGTTCCTGCTCGAGATTGGCGCCGACTACTGCACGTATACCTACGCGATGCTGAACGCCGGCATCGACAAGTGCTCCCTGCCGCATGTTAACGAGGACATGCTGATGACGGAGTGTGGCATCCACAATTCGATCCATCGGTTGCGCATCCTCAATGCGGTCAAGAACCTGGAGAACTCGCTGCCCAGCTCCTCGGAGGAGAACATGGCCAAGACCCTGGACGTGTTTGTTAGCTACAGGCGCTCCAATGGCTCCCAGCTGGCTAGTTTGCTCAAG GTTCATCTTCAGCTGCGAGGTTTCTCCGTGTTCATTGACGTGGAGCGCCTGGAGGCGGGCAAATTCGACAACGGCCTCTTGAACAGTATTCGGCAGGCAAAGAACTTTGTCTTAGTATTAACCCCCGATGCCCTGCACCGCTGCATTAACGACGAGGACTGCAAGGACTGGGTGCACCGC GAAATTGTGGCTGCCCTGAACTCGAACTGCAACATCATACCCATCATGGATCAGCAATTCTACTGGCCGGAGGTGGAGACGCTGCCGGAGGACATGCGCAGTGTGGCGCACTTCAACGGAGTTAGCTGGATCCACGACTACCAGGACGCGTGCATCGATAAGCTCGAAAG ATTTTTGCGAGGCGAAAAGAATATCGATCGCATTGCGGCAATGGTGCCCGGCACTCCCGGCTCGGTCTCATACCAAAGAATGCACAGCAACGACTCCGATTATCAAGGCGGCGGCGTCGGAGGAGGAGGGCCGCCAGGCGGATCTGGAGCAGCGTcaggaggaggtggtggcggcggcggcggcgcaGGCAGTGTGGTGGATGGCCTGATGGTGGCGGCCAATGGCAGCGGACAAG CTAATCACCAGGCAAATAGGTACCGCCAGTCCCCCTCGCCGGCGCGACAACGAGGCAGCACCTCGCAGCTGAGCGGCTATTCCCGGGCCCCGGCGAAGCGCTCCCAAATCCTGCCCCCCTATCGCACACAGCAGGCGGCCATGCTCCACAAGTCGGGAGCAGGATCCGCCTCCATGCAGAACATGACACCGCTGGCGTATCTACCGCCCAGAAGGAGCTCGGCGGCAGGATTGGGAGCCAGTTCGGGCATGGGCAGTGGCTATCGATCGCACAGTGTGGACGGGTTGCTCGACCAGGCAGGCTCCAGCTCAACAACGCCGGACCAAAGGATAGCAGCAGCGGCTGCGATGGTAGCAGCGGGAAGCACAGCTCTGACGAATGCCAGTTCGACGCGCACCCTGCAACCCGAGGAGGAGGAAGCGGAAGCCCACCCTGATCCCGTGACGCGTCGCGACAAGCACACTCTGTCTCCGCCATCTAATGTCCAGCAGCACAGGAAATCCCGCAGCCTGGACCACATCCTCAGCAAGCAAACGCTGGCGGAGCTACTGTCGCCCGGGAGCGAGCCAGTGGACGAGACACAAAGTATGCAGAACCTGGCCATTCCAATCACCCCGCAGCCGCAGCGAAGGGATACTAGTTCCTCCTCGAAGTCACCCTCTCCGGACAGACCACCGCCACCGGCGAGGGAGAGGGTGCCGCGGGAGCGCCAGAGCCCCGAGGGCGTGAGTGCGACGGAGAGTGAGCGGGAGGACCAGACGGATGGGTGCCTCAGGCACGGGAACCAGCAGAGGGCTTCCGCTTCAGTTCACCGAGGCGCCAGCCTGACCAGCAACAAGACCTCCAACTCATCGCTGGGCTCGACCAACAGTGCCGGCGGCAACAATAAGACCATCTTTAATCGTACGATGAAGAAGGTCCGTTCGCTGATGAAAAA CAACGAACTGGAGGACGATGAATTGTCGGGAATAATCCTAGCCAAAGCCACTTCTCCCAATGCAGGCCGCATGATATTTTGGTAA
- the Sarm gene encoding NAD(+) hydrolase sarm1 isoform X6 yields the protein MKAAMVKRDLTNIQKSMSEINDLAIERITGAGSGANTSSTQAITAPSTMSQTTASRLTPKLTSAHPSIDDLRGLSNQDKITQLQKKLRQSFENLDVDDDSNVIVTLPDDDDCPTNHFGSGLDLTHPTAAQLSASGLSGSNKTIDTIKFQEKRMKTESKTKVVTDGFSSEQATSNSAEMKRLQAGDIDYQEKKATAAMQNRLEVDGVKTEEKAAIVKEALSLRTGDITQQASNNVAASSISVQSDTFSADKKAISQSQQSQTMTSNGIISQNKHVSSASQSNYSMTHKGVSSSGSSMIASSSQMSAMNGQMVKLTDLKLDDLKSLTAGSGQQEIEQTINKYSNMLTSIVSSLQDDERGLTQHVAGQEKSEYLEKINEVIRRAWAVPTHGHELGYSLCNSLRQSGGLDLLMKNCVKPDLQFSSAQLLEQCLTTENRKHVVDNGLDKVVNVACVCTKKSNMEHSRVGTGILEHLFKHSEGTCSDVIRLGGLDAVLFECRTSDVETLRHCASALANLSLYGGAENQEEMIVRKVPMWLFPLAFHNDDNIKYYACLAIAVLVANKEIEAEVLKSGCLDLVEPFVTSHDPSAFARSNLAHAHGQSKHWLQRLVPVLSSNREEARNLAAFHFCMEAGIKREQGNTDIFREINAIEALKTVASCPNAIASKFAAQALRLIGETVPHKLSQQVPLWSVEDVQEWVKQIGFNDYIEQFKESQVDGDLLLKLNQDNLRDDIGIGNGILLKRFERELQCLKRMADYSSKDTAKMHQFLLEIGADYCTYTYAMLNAGIDKCSLPHVNEDMLMTECGIHNSIHRLRILNAVKNLENSLPSSSEENMAKTLDVFVSYRRSNGSQLASLLKVHLQLRGFSVFIDVERLEAGKFDNGLLNSIRQAKNFVLVLTPDALHRCINDEDCKDWVHREIVAALNSNCNIIPIMDQQFYWPEVETLPEDMRSVAHFNGVSWIHDYQDACIDKLERFLRGEKNIDRIAAMVPGTPGSVSYQRMHSNDSDYQGGGVGGGGPPGGSGAASGGGGGGGGGAGSVVDGLMVAANGSGQANHQANRYRQSPSPARQRGSTSQLSGYSRAPAKRSQILPPYRTQQAAMLHKSGAGSASMQNMTPLAYLPPRRSSAAGLGASSGMGSGYRSHSVDGLLDQAGSSSTTPDQRIAAAAAMVAAGSTALTNASSTRTLQPEEEEAEAHPDPVTRRDKHTLSPPSNVQQHRKSRSLDHILSKQTLAELLSPGSEPVDETQSMQNLAIPITPQPQRRDTSSSSKSPSPDRPPPPARERVPRERQSPEGVSATESEREDQTDGCLRHGNQQRASASVHRGASLTSNKTSNSSLGSTNSAGGNNKTIFNRTMKKVRSLMKNNELEDDELSGIILAKATSPNAGRMIFW from the exons ATGAAGGCGGCAATGGTCAAGCGCGATCTCACAAACATACAAAAGTCCATGTCAGAAATCAACGATCTGGCCATCGAGCGGATCACTGGAGCAGGATCGGGAGCCAACACATCATCCACACAGGCCATTACAGCGCCCAGCACAATGTCCCAGACGACGGCCAGCCGGCTGACGCCCAAACTCACATCGGCCCATCCGTCGATCGACGATCTCAGGGGTCTCAGCAACCAGGACAAGATCACGCAGCTGCAGAAAAA ACTTCGACAATCGTTCGAGAATCTAGATGTCGACGATGACAGCAACGTGATCGTTACCCTGCCGGATGACGACGACTGCCCCACGAACCACTTTGGCAGTGGCCTGGACCTCACCCACCCCACCGCCGCCCAGCTGAGCGCCAGTGGGCTGAGTGGATCGAACAAAACGATCGACACGATCAAATTCCAGGAGAAACGCATGAAGACCGAGTCCAAGACAAAGGTTGTCACCGATGGCTTCAGCTCGGAACAGGCCACCAGCAATTCGGCGGAGATGAAGCGACTCCAGGCCGGAGACATAGATTACCAGGAGAAGAAGGCCACGGCGGCGATGCAGAATCGATTGGAGGTGGACGGAGTCAAAACAGAGGAGAAGGCAGCCATTGTCAAG GAAGCCCTCTCCCTGCGCACCGGCGACATCACCCAGCAGGCCAGCAACAATGTGGCCGCCTCCAGTATTAGCGTCCAGAGCGACACCTTCTCGGCGGACAAGAAGGCCATCTCGCAGTCCCAACAGTCTCAGACGATGACCTCCAACGGGATCATTAGTCAGAACAAGCACGTCTCATCCGCCTCCCAGTCCAACTACTCCATGACCCACAAGGGCGTCTCCAGCTCCGGCAGCAGCATGATCGCCAGCTCCTCCCAGATGTCTGCCATGAATGGCCAAATGGTCAAGCTCACCGATCTCAAACTGGACGACCTCAAGTCCCTGACTGCCGGCAGCGGCCAGCAGGAGATCGAGCAGACCATCAACAAGTATTCCAACATGCTGACCTCCATCGTGAGTTCGCTGCAGGACGATGAACGGGGCCTGACCCAGCATGTGGCGGGTCAGGAGAAGTCCGAGTACCTGGAGAAGATCAACGAAGTCATCCGGAGAGCCTGGGCTGTGCCCACACATGGCCACGAGCTAGGCTACTCCCTGTGCAACTCGCTCCGGCAAAGCGGGGGGCTGGATTTGCTGATGAAGAACTGCGTGAAGCCCGATCTCCAGTTCTCCTCCGCCCAGCTGCTGGAGCAGTGTCTGACCACCGAGAACCGAAAGCACGTGGTGGACAATGGCCTGGACAAAGTGGTCAATGTCGCCTGCGTCTGCACCAAAAAGTCGAATATGGAGCACTCCCGGGTCGGCACTGGGATCCTGGAGCATCTGTTTAAGCACTCGGAGGGAACCTGCTCCGATGTGATTAGGCTGGGAGGCCTGGATGCCGTGCTCTTCGAGTGCCGAACCAGTGACGTGGAGACCCTGCGTCACTGTGCCAGCGCCCTGGCGAATCTGTCCCTTTACGGCGGGGCCGAGAACCAGGAGGAGATGATCGTCCGCAAGGTGCCAATGTGGCTGTTCCCGCTGGCGTTCCACAACGATGACAACATCAAGTACTACGCCTGCCTGGCCATCGCGGTTCTGGTGGCCAACAAGGAGATCGAGGCGGAGGTGCTGAAGTCCGGCTGCCTGGACCTAGTGGAGCCGTTCGTCACCAGCCACGACCCCTCGGCCTTTGCCCGCTCCAACCTGGCGCATGCTCACGGCCAGAGCAAGCACTGGCTGCAGCGCCTGGTGCCGGTGCTCAGCTCGAATCGCGAGGAGGCCCGCAACCTGGCCGCCTTCCACTTCTGCATGGAGGCAGGCATCAAGCGGGAGCAGGGAAACACAGACATCTTCCGGGAGATCAATGCCATTGAGGCGTTGAAAACAGTGGCCAGCTGCCCCAACGCCATCGCCTCAAAGTTTGCCGCCCAGGCACTGAGATTAATCGGCGAGACAGTGCCCCACAAGCTGTCCCAGCAGGTGCCCCTGTGGTCCGTGGAGGATGTGCAGGAGTGGGTGAAGCAGATCGGTTTCAACGACTACATCGAACAGTTCAAGGAGTCCCAGGTGGACGGTGATTTGCTGCTGAAACTCAACCAGGACAACCTGCGCGACGATATCGGCATTGGCAATGGCATTCTGTTGAAGCGGTTCGAACGCGAACTGCAATGCCTGAAGCGCATGGCAGACTACTCCTCCAAGGACACGGCCAAGATGCACCAGTTCCTGCTCGAGATTGGCGCCGACTACTGCACGTATACCTACGCGATGCTGAACGCCGGCATCGACAAGTGCTCCCTGCCGCATGTTAACGAGGACATGCTGATGACGGAGTGTGGCATCCACAATTCGATCCATCGGTTGCGCATCCTCAATGCGGTCAAGAACCTGGAGAACTCGCTGCCCAGCTCCTCGGAGGAGAACATGGCCAAGACCCTGGACGTGTTTGTTAGCTACAGGCGCTCCAATGGCTCCCAGCTGGCTAGTTTGCTCAAG GTTCATCTTCAGCTGCGAGGTTTCTCCGTGTTCATTGACGTGGAGCGCCTGGAGGCGGGCAAATTCGACAACGGCCTCTTGAACAGTATTCGGCAGGCAAAGAACTTTGTCTTAGTATTAACCCCCGATGCCCTGCACCGCTGCATTAACGACGAGGACTGCAAGGACTGGGTGCACCGC GAAATTGTGGCTGCCCTGAACTCGAACTGCAACATCATACCCATCATGGATCAGCAATTCTACTGGCCGGAGGTGGAGACGCTGCCGGAGGACATGCGCAGTGTGGCGCACTTCAACGGAGTTAGCTGGATCCACGACTACCAGGACGCGTGCATCGATAAGCTCGAAAG ATTTTTGCGAGGCGAAAAGAATATCGATCGCATTGCGGCAATGGTGCCCGGCACTCCCGGCTCGGTCTCATACCAAAGAATGCACAGCAACGACTCCGATTATCAAGGCGGCGGCGTCGGAGGAGGAGGGCCGCCAGGCGGATCTGGAGCAGCGTcaggaggaggtggtggcggcggcggcggcgcaGGCAGTGTGGTGGATGGCCTGATGGTGGCGGCCAATGGCAGCGGACAAG CTAATCACCAGGCAAATAGGTACCGCCAGTCCCCCTCGCCGGCGCGACAACGAGGCAGCACCTCGCAGCTGAGCGGCTATTCCCGGGCCCCGGCGAAGCGCTCCCAAATCCTGCCCCCCTATCGCACACAGCAGGCGGCCATGCTCCACAAGTCGGGAGCAGGATCCGCCTCCATGCAGAACATGACACCGCTGGCGTATCTACCGCCCAGAAGGAGCTCGGCGGCAGGATTGGGAGCCAGTTCGGGCATGGGCAGTGGCTATCGATCGCACAGTGTGGACGGGTTGCTCGACCAGGCAGGCTCCAGCTCAACAACGCCGGACCAAAGGATAGCAGCAGCGGCTGCGATGGTAGCAGCGGGAAGCACAGCTCTGACGAATGCCAGTTCGACGCGCACCCTGCAACCCGAGGAGGAGGAAGCGGAAGCCCACCCTGATCCCGTGACGCGTCGCGACAAGCACACTCTGTCTCCGCCATCTAATGTCCAGCAGCACAGGAAATCCCGCAGCCTGGACCACATCCTCAGCAAGCAAACGCTGGCGGAGCTACTGTCGCCCGGGAGCGAGCCAGTGGACGAGACACAAAGTATGCAGAACCTGGCCATTCCAATCACCCCGCAGCCGCAGCGAAGGGATACTAGTTCCTCCTCGAAGTCACCCTCTCCGGACAGACCACCGCCACCGGCGAGGGAGAGGGTGCCGCGGGAGCGCCAGAGCCCCGAGGGCGTGAGTGCGACGGAGAGTGAGCGGGAGGACCAGACGGATGGGTGCCTCAGGCACGGGAACCAGCAGAGGGCTTCCGCTTCAGTTCACCGAGGCGCCAGCCTGACCAGCAACAAGACCTCCAACTCATCGCTGGGCTCGACCAACAGTGCCGGCGGCAACAATAAGACCATCTTTAATCGTACGATGAAGAAGGTCCGTTCGCTGATGAAAAA CAACGAACTGGAGGACGATGAATTGTCGGGAATAATCCTAGCCAAAGCCACTTCTCCCAATGCAGGCCGCATGATATTTTGGTAA
- the Sarm gene encoding NAD(+) hydrolase sarm1 isoform X7, with protein sequence MTSNGIISQNKHVSSASQSNYSMTHKGVSSSGSSMIASSSQMSAMNGQMVKLTDLKLDDLKSLTAGSGQQEIEQTINKYSNMLTSIVSSLQDDERGLTQHVAGQEKSEYLEKINEVIRRAWAVPTHGHELGYSLCNSLRQSGGLDLLMKNCVKPDLQFSSAQLLEQCLTTENRKHVVDNGLDKVVNVACVCTKKSNMEHSRVGTGILEHLFKHSEGTCSDVIRLGGLDAVLFECRTSDVETLRHCASALANLSLYGGAENQEEMIVRKVPMWLFPLAFHNDDNIKYYACLAIAVLVANKEIEAEVLKSGCLDLVEPFVTSHDPSAFARSNLAHAHGQSKHWLQRLVPVLSSNREEARNLAAFHFCMEAGIKREQGNTDIFREINAIEALKTVASCPNAIASKFAAQALRLIGETVPHKLSQQVPLWSVEDVQEWVKQIGFNDYIEQFKESQVDGDLLLKLNQDNLRDDIGIGNGILLKRFERELQCLKRMADYSSKDTAKMHQFLLEIGADYCTYTYAMLNAGIDKCSLPHVNEDMLMTECGIHNSIHRLRILNAVKNLENSLPSSSEENMAKTLDVFVSYRRSNGSQLASLLKVHLQLRGFSVFIDVERLEAGKFDNGLLNSIRQAKNFVLVLTPDALHRCINDEDCKDWVHREIVAALNSNCNIIPIMDQQFYWPEVETLPEDMRSVAHFNGVSWIHDYQDACIDKLERFLRGEKNIDRIAAMVPGTPGSVSYQRMHSNDSDYQGGGVGGGGPPGGSGAASGGGGGGGGGAGSVVDGLMVAANGSGQANHQANRYRQSPSPARQRGSTSQLSGYSRAPAKRSQILPPYRTQQAAMLHKSGAGSASMQNMTPLAYLPPRRSSAAGLGASSGMGSGYRSHSVDGLLDQAGSSSTTPDQRIAAAAAMVAAGSTALTNASSTRTLQPEEEEAEAHPDPVTRRDKHTLSPPSNVQQHRKSRSLDHILSKQTLAELLSPGSEPVDETQSMQNLAIPITPQPQRRDTSSSSKSPSPDRPPPPARERVPRERQSPEGVSATESEREDQTDGCLRHGNQQRASASVHRGASLTSNKTSNSSLGSTNSAGGNNKTIFNRTMKKVRSLMKNNELEDDELSGIILAKATSPNAGRMIFW encoded by the exons ATGACCTCCAACGGGATCATTAGTCAGAACAAGCACGTCTCATCCGCCTCCCAGTCCAACTACTCCATGACCCACAAGGGCGTCTCCAGCTCCGGCAGCAGCATGATCGCCAGCTCCTCCCAGATGTCTGCCATGAATGGCCAAATGGTCAAGCTCACCGATCTCAAACTGGACGACCTCAAGTCCCTGACTGCCGGCAGCGGCCAGCAGGAGATCGAGCAGACCATCAACAAGTATTCCAACATGCTGACCTCCATCGTGAGTTCGCTGCAGGACGATGAACGGGGCCTGACCCAGCATGTGGCGGGTCAGGAGAAGTCCGAGTACCTGGAGAAGATCAACGAAGTCATCCGGAGAGCCTGGGCTGTGCCCACACATGGCCACGAGCTAGGCTACTCCCTGTGCAACTCGCTCCGGCAAAGCGGGGGGCTGGATTTGCTGATGAAGAACTGCGTGAAGCCCGATCTCCAGTTCTCCTCCGCCCAGCTGCTGGAGCAGTGTCTGACCACCGAGAACCGAAAGCACGTGGTGGACAATGGCCTGGACAAAGTGGTCAATGTCGCCTGCGTCTGCACCAAAAAGTCGAATATGGAGCACTCCCGGGTCGGCACTGGGATCCTGGAGCATCTGTTTAAGCACTCGGAGGGAACCTGCTCCGATGTGATTAGGCTGGGAGGCCTGGATGCCGTGCTCTTCGAGTGCCGAACCAGTGACGTGGAGACCCTGCGTCACTGTGCCAGCGCCCTGGCGAATCTGTCCCTTTACGGCGGGGCCGAGAACCAGGAGGAGATGATCGTCCGCAAGGTGCCAATGTGGCTGTTCCCGCTGGCGTTCCACAACGATGACAACATCAAGTACTACGCCTGCCTGGCCATCGCGGTTCTGGTGGCCAACAAGGAGATCGAGGCGGAGGTGCTGAAGTCCGGCTGCCTGGACCTAGTGGAGCCGTTCGTCACCAGCCACGACCCCTCGGCCTTTGCCCGCTCCAACCTGGCGCATGCTCACGGCCAGAGCAAGCACTGGCTGCAGCGCCTGGTGCCGGTGCTCAGCTCGAATCGCGAGGAGGCCCGCAACCTGGCCGCCTTCCACTTCTGCATGGAGGCAGGCATCAAGCGGGAGCAGGGAAACACAGACATCTTCCGGGAGATCAATGCCATTGAGGCGTTGAAAACAGTGGCCAGCTGCCCCAACGCCATCGCCTCAAAGTTTGCCGCCCAGGCACTGAGATTAATCGGCGAGACAGTGCCCCACAAGCTGTCCCAGCAGGTGCCCCTGTGGTCCGTGGAGGATGTGCAGGAGTGGGTGAAGCAGATCGGTTTCAACGACTACATCGAACAGTTCAAGGAGTCCCAGGTGGACGGTGATTTGCTGCTGAAACTCAACCAGGACAACCTGCGCGACGATATCGGCATTGGCAATGGCATTCTGTTGAAGCGGTTCGAACGCGAACTGCAATGCCTGAAGCGCATGGCAGACTACTCCTCCAAGGACACGGCCAAGATGCACCAGTTCCTGCTCGAGATTGGCGCCGACTACTGCACGTATACCTACGCGATGCTGAACGCCGGCATCGACAAGTGCTCCCTGCCGCATGTTAACGAGGACATGCTGATGACGGAGTGTGGCATCCACAATTCGATCCATCGGTTGCGCATCCTCAATGCGGTCAAGAACCTGGAGAACTCGCTGCCCAGCTCCTCGGAGGAGAACATGGCCAAGACCCTGGACGTGTTTGTTAGCTACAGGCGCTCCAATGGCTCCCAGCTGGCTAGTTTGCTCAAG GTTCATCTTCAGCTGCGAGGTTTCTCCGTGTTCATTGACGTGGAGCGCCTGGAGGCGGGCAAATTCGACAACGGCCTCTTGAACAGTATTCGGCAGGCAAAGAACTTTGTCTTAGTATTAACCCCCGATGCCCTGCACCGCTGCATTAACGACGAGGACTGCAAGGACTGGGTGCACCGC GAAATTGTGGCTGCCCTGAACTCGAACTGCAACATCATACCCATCATGGATCAGCAATTCTACTGGCCGGAGGTGGAGACGCTGCCGGAGGACATGCGCAGTGTGGCGCACTTCAACGGAGTTAGCTGGATCCACGACTACCAGGACGCGTGCATCGATAAGCTCGAAAG ATTTTTGCGAGGCGAAAAGAATATCGATCGCATTGCGGCAATGGTGCCCGGCACTCCCGGCTCGGTCTCATACCAAAGAATGCACAGCAACGACTCCGATTATCAAGGCGGCGGCGTCGGAGGAGGAGGGCCGCCAGGCGGATCTGGAGCAGCGTcaggaggaggtggtggcggcggcggcggcgcaGGCAGTGTGGTGGATGGCCTGATGGTGGCGGCCAATGGCAGCGGACAAG CTAATCACCAGGCAAATAGGTACCGCCAGTCCCCCTCGCCGGCGCGACAACGAGGCAGCACCTCGCAGCTGAGCGGCTATTCCCGGGCCCCGGCGAAGCGCTCCCAAATCCTGCCCCCCTATCGCACACAGCAGGCGGCCATGCTCCACAAGTCGGGAGCAGGATCCGCCTCCATGCAGAACATGACACCGCTGGCGTATCTACCGCCCAGAAGGAGCTCGGCGGCAGGATTGGGAGCCAGTTCGGGCATGGGCAGTGGCTATCGATCGCACAGTGTGGACGGGTTGCTCGACCAGGCAGGCTCCAGCTCAACAACGCCGGACCAAAGGATAGCAGCAGCGGCTGCGATGGTAGCAGCGGGAAGCACAGCTCTGACGAATGCCAGTTCGACGCGCACCCTGCAACCCGAGGAGGAGGAAGCGGAAGCCCACCCTGATCCCGTGACGCGTCGCGACAAGCACACTCTGTCTCCGCCATCTAATGTCCAGCAGCACAGGAAATCCCGCAGCCTGGACCACATCCTCAGCAAGCAAACGCTGGCGGAGCTACTGTCGCCCGGGAGCGAGCCAGTGGACGAGACACAAAGTATGCAGAACCTGGCCATTCCAATCACCCCGCAGCCGCAGCGAAGGGATACTAGTTCCTCCTCGAAGTCACCCTCTCCGGACAGACCACCGCCACCGGCGAGGGAGAGGGTGCCGCGGGAGCGCCAGAGCCCCGAGGGCGTGAGTGCGACGGAGAGTGAGCGGGAGGACCAGACGGATGGGTGCCTCAGGCACGGGAACCAGCAGAGGGCTTCCGCTTCAGTTCACCGAGGCGCCAGCCTGACCAGCAACAAGACCTCCAACTCATCGCTGGGCTCGACCAACAGTGCCGGCGGCAACAATAAGACCATCTTTAATCGTACGATGAAGAAGGTCCGTTCGCTGATGAAAAA CAACGAACTGGAGGACGATGAATTGTCGGGAATAATCCTAGCCAAAGCCACTTCTCCCAATGCAGGCCGCATGATATTTTGGTAA